One region of Streptomyces davaonensis JCM 4913 genomic DNA includes:
- a CDS encoding ATP-dependent DNA helicase: MPPRITDPEQLKELLGIPFTPEQTECITAPPAPQVIVAGAGSGKTTVMAARVVWLVGTGQVAPEQVLGLTFTNKAAGELAERVRKALIKAGVTDPDVIDPDNPPGEPVISTYHAFAGRLLTDHGLRIGLEPTSRLLADATRYQLAARVLREAPGPYPALTRSFADLVSDLLALDAELAEHLVRPEALRAHDAKLLLTLHGVKLTNADLRKVPETLAARRELAELVGRYRAAKRERDLLDFGDQIALSAQLAGIPEVGRVLRDEFRVVLLDEYQDTSVAQRVLLAGLFGDGTGHPVTAVGDPCQAIYGWRGASVANLDDFPEHFAHADGRLATRQALSENRRSGGRLLDLANGLAEPLRAMHAGVEALRPAPGAERDGLVRCALLPTHSEEMDWIADSIAHLVNTGKAPGEIAVLCRTATDFAEIQGALVARDVPVEVVGLSGLLHLPEIADLVAVCEVLQDPGANASLVRLLTGPRWRIGPRDLALLGRRARRLVSHARVDGDDDPDRRLAEAVEGVDPSEVISLADALDTFLETPFDGLGDDDGLPFSPDARVRFARLASELRDLRRSLSDPLMDVLHRVLAVTGLEVELSASPHALAARRRETLSNFLDIAASFAAGDGEASLLAFLGFLRTAAQYEKGLDNALPGGENTVKVLTAHKSKGLEWDVVAVPGLVTGTFPSSQGREKWTAQGKVLPHALRGDADTLPDVAAWDSRGLKAFHEAMKEHQHTEELRLGYVTFTRPRSLLLGSGHWWGPSQKKPRGPSDFLHALYDHCAAGYGEIEAWADEPAEDEENPALHATDADQVWPLPLDDAALTRRRAAAETVLTYLEGLGSPADADPTPAHDPDWPPPPDDEEDFYDIAEVDIPEAEDGPAEEDHFDDDWDSWTAERPTVPHQAQAPDRATLSPEEARTIASWDRDLDALTGELLRARDSVTDVPLPASLTASQVLLLAADPDGLAQELARPMPRPPQPAARRGTRFHAWVEARFEALTLPMLEPEELPGSDAEIADERDLEALKEAFERTEYAHRTPYRVEAPFQLALAGRVVRGRIDAVYKEGDGERATYEIVDWKTHRTHSADPLQLAVYRVAWAELHGVPLESVSAAFLYVRGGEIVRPDDLPDRAALERLLAGEPSCDEPPNEDVGTGR, from the coding sequence GTGCCGCCACGTATCACCGATCCCGAGCAGCTCAAGGAGCTCCTCGGCATCCCGTTCACCCCGGAGCAGACGGAGTGCATCACCGCGCCGCCCGCCCCGCAGGTGATCGTGGCCGGAGCCGGGTCGGGCAAGACCACGGTGATGGCCGCGCGCGTGGTGTGGCTGGTCGGCACCGGCCAGGTCGCCCCCGAGCAGGTCCTCGGCCTGACCTTCACCAACAAGGCCGCCGGTGAACTCGCCGAGCGCGTCCGCAAGGCACTGATCAAGGCGGGCGTCACCGACCCGGACGTCATCGACCCCGACAACCCGCCGGGCGAGCCGGTGATCTCCACCTACCACGCCTTCGCGGGCCGCCTGCTGACCGACCACGGCCTGCGCATCGGCCTCGAACCGACCTCCCGGCTGCTCGCCGACGCCACCCGCTACCAGCTCGCCGCACGCGTGCTGCGCGAGGCCCCGGGCCCCTACCCGGCGCTCACCCGCTCCTTCGCCGACCTGGTCAGCGACCTGCTCGCCCTCGACGCCGAACTCGCCGAGCACCTCGTACGCCCCGAGGCGCTGCGCGCCCATGACGCCAAGCTGCTGCTCACCCTGCACGGCGTCAAACTCACCAACGCCGATCTGCGCAAGGTCCCCGAGACCCTCGCCGCGCGCCGCGAACTGGCCGAGCTGGTGGGCCGCTACCGGGCCGCCAAACGCGAGCGCGACCTGCTCGACTTCGGCGACCAGATCGCCCTGTCCGCACAGCTCGCCGGGATTCCCGAGGTGGGCCGTGTCCTGCGCGACGAGTTCCGCGTGGTCCTGCTCGACGAGTACCAGGACACCTCCGTCGCCCAGCGCGTGCTGCTGGCGGGCCTGTTCGGCGACGGCACCGGACATCCGGTCACCGCCGTGGGCGACCCCTGCCAGGCCATCTACGGCTGGCGCGGCGCCTCCGTCGCCAACCTGGACGACTTCCCCGAACACTTCGCCCACGCGGACGGCCGCCTCGCCACCCGTCAGGCCCTCAGCGAGAACCGGCGCAGCGGCGGCCGCCTCCTCGACCTCGCCAACGGCCTCGCCGAGCCGCTGCGCGCCATGCACGCGGGCGTGGAGGCCCTCCGCCCGGCCCCGGGCGCCGAACGCGACGGCTTGGTGCGCTGTGCCCTGCTGCCCACCCACTCCGAGGAGATGGACTGGATCGCCGACTCCATCGCCCACCTGGTGAACACCGGCAAGGCGCCCGGGGAGATCGCCGTCCTGTGCCGCACGGCCACCGACTTCGCCGAGATCCAGGGCGCGTTGGTGGCCCGGGACGTCCCCGTCGAGGTGGTCGGCCTGTCCGGGCTGCTGCATCTGCCCGAGATCGCCGACCTGGTCGCCGTCTGCGAGGTCCTCCAGGATCCCGGCGCCAACGCCTCCCTGGTCCGCCTGCTGACCGGCCCGCGCTGGCGCATCGGCCCGCGAGACCTCGCCCTCCTGGGCCGCCGGGCCCGCCGTCTGGTGTCCCACGCGCGCGTGGACGGCGACGACGACCCGGACCGCCGGCTCGCCGAGGCCGTCGAGGGGGTCGACCCGTCGGAGGTGATATCGCTCGCGGACGCCCTGGACACGTTCCTGGAGACGCCCTTCGACGGCCTGGGGGACGACGACGGGCTGCCGTTCTCGCCGGACGCGCGCGTGCGCTTCGCCCGCCTGGCCAGCGAACTGCGCGACCTGCGCCGCTCCCTGTCCGACCCGCTGATGGACGTCCTGCACCGCGTCCTCGCCGTCACCGGCCTGGAGGTCGAGCTGTCGGCGTCCCCGCACGCCCTGGCCGCCCGCCGCCGGGAGACCCTGTCCAACTTCCTGGACATCGCCGCCTCCTTCGCCGCCGGTGACGGCGAGGCGAGCCTGCTGGCCTTCCTCGGTTTCCTGCGCACCGCCGCCCAGTACGAGAAGGGCCTCGACAACGCCCTCCCGGGCGGCGAGAACACCGTCAAGGTGCTCACCGCGCACAAGTCCAAGGGCCTCGAATGGGACGTCGTCGCCGTCCCCGGCCTGGTCACCGGGACCTTCCCGAGCAGCCAGGGCCGCGAGAAGTGGACCGCCCAGGGCAAGGTGCTGCCGCACGCCCTGCGCGGTGACGCCGACACCCTGCCCGACGTCGCGGCCTGGGACTCGCGCGGCCTGAAGGCCTTCCACGAAGCCATGAAGGAGCACCAGCACACCGAGGAACTCCGCCTCGGCTACGTCACCTTCACTCGCCCCCGCTCCCTGCTCCTGGGCTCCGGCCACTGGTGGGGACCCAGCCAGAAGAAGCCCCGCGGCCCCTCCGACTTCCTCCATGCCCTGTACGACCACTGCGCCGCCGGGTACGGCGAGATCGAGGCCTGGGCGGACGAGCCCGCCGAGGACGAGGAGAACCCGGCCCTCCACGCCACCGACGCCGACCAGGTGTGGCCGCTCCCGCTGGACGACGCGGCACTGACCCGGCGCAGGGCGGCCGCCGAGACGGTCCTGACGTACCTGGAGGGCCTCGGCTCCCCCGCGGACGCCGACCCGACGCCGGCGCACGACCCGGACTGGCCGCCGCCCCCGGACGACGAAGAGGACTTCTACGACATCGCTGAAGTCGACATCCCCGAAGCCGAAGACGGCCCGGCCGAAGAGGACCACTTCGACGACGACTGGGACTCCTGGACCGCCGAACGCCCCACCGTCCCGCACCAGGCACAGGCCCCCGACCGCGCGACCCTCAGCCCGGAGGAGGCCCGCACCATCGCCTCCTGGGACCGCGACCTCGACGCGCTCACCGGAGAGCTCCTCCGCGCGCGGGACAGTGTCACCGACGTACCCCTGCCCGCCTCCCTGACCGCTTCCCAGGTGCTGCTCCTGGCCGCCGACCCCGACGGACTCGCCCAGGAGCTGGCCCGCCCCATGCCCCGCCCGCCGCAGCCCGCGGCCCGACGCGGCACCCGCTTCCACGCCTGGGTCGAGGCCCGGTTCGAGGCACTGACCCTGCCCATGCTGGAACCGGAGGAACTGCCCGGCAGCGACGCGGAGATCGCCGACGAGCGGGACCTGGAGGCACTCAAGGAGGCCTTCGAGCGCACCGAGTACGCCCACCGCACGCCCTACCGCGTCGAGGCCCCCTTCCAGCTCGCCCTCGCGGGCCGCGTCGTCCGGGGCCGCATCGACGCCGTCTACAAGGAGGGCGACGGCGAGCGGGCCACGTACGAGATCGTCGACTGGAAGACCCACCGCACCCACAGCGCCGACCCGCTCCAGCTGGCCGTCTACCGGGTCGCCTGGGCGGAGCTGCACGGCGTGCCGCTGGAGTCCGTCAGCGCCGCGTTCCTGTATGTGCGCGGCGGCGAGATCGTCCGTCCGGATGACCTTCCGGACCG
- a CDS encoding ATP-dependent helicase, translating to MSSSFSTGHLPHPQVRQGSRGAYRLVRTPSARVDPPRLDAAQRSVVDHGTGPLLVLAGPGTGKTTTLVESVAKRIARGGDPARILVLTFSRKAAVELRDRMALRTGAARAPRATTFHSFCYALVRAHQDSELFVEPLRLLSGPEQDVAVRELLAGQPDLERLGLAHVRWPDELRACLTTRGFADEVRAVLARSRELGLAPDALDAFARRIGRPDWRAAAAFLAEYLDVLDLQGVLDYAELVHRAVLLAHRPEVARRLADQYDAVFVDECQDTDPAQVRLLHALAGGGRTLVAFGDPDQSIYAFRGADVNGILDFPQAFPRGDGRPAPVAVLRTSRRSGGTLLAATRLLTQRMPLTRLPADKVRAHRELAPVRDGGRVEVYTYPTPGTELDNIADILRRAHLEDGVPWREMAVLVRAGSRTIPTVRRALTAAGVPLDIDGDDLALRHEPAVAPLLTALRAVAEAEARGSDAGEGEPEVASAEEDAPDATPCWLDTETALTLLTSPLAGMDAADLRRLGRALRDEERAAGVALPPPSDELLARALAEPERLVAHDPVYARGAQRLGALLRKARERLADGGTAEEALWDLWAGTPWPGRLERAARRGGAAGRNADRDLDAVCALFATAARSEERTGGRGALNFLAEIEAEDIAADTLTRRALRPDAVRLMTAHRSKGLEWRLVVVAGAQEGLWPDLRRRGSLLEADRIGRDGLAEPLTPGALLAEERRLFYVAATRARERLVVTAVKAPADDGDQPSRFLTELGVEPKDVTGRPRRPLSVAALVAELRATTVDPRVSDALREAAARRLARLAALTDEDGRPLVPSAHPYRWWGMFEPTESKVPLRDRDQPVVLSGSALAQLADTCALQWFLGREVKADAPATVAQGFGNVVHVLADEVASGHTPADLAVLMERLDSVWNALAFDAPWKSAQEKEHARVALERFLQWHVTDRTGRTPVASEHDFDVTLEAGDYEVRIRGQMDRVEADGEGRAYVVDFKTGKQAPSSAEVARHPQLAVYQLAVREGAVDEAFDGQRPEPGGAELVQLRLGAAKRDGGESLPKVQAQEPLEGEWVGELLATAAGKVLDERFSPTAGQHCAHCAFRASCSARPEGRHVVE from the coding sequence GTGAGCTCCTCTTTCTCCACCGGACACCTGCCGCACCCCCAGGTGCGGCAGGGGAGCCGTGGCGCTTACCGACTGGTGCGTACCCCGTCGGCCAGGGTGGACCCCCCTCGTCTGGACGCCGCACAGCGCTCCGTGGTTGACCACGGCACCGGCCCGCTGCTCGTTCTCGCAGGTCCGGGCACCGGAAAGACCACCACGCTGGTGGAGTCGGTGGCGAAGCGGATCGCCCGCGGCGGCGACCCCGCGCGCATCCTGGTGCTGACGTTCAGCCGCAAGGCGGCCGTCGAACTGCGCGACCGCATGGCCCTGCGCACCGGCGCCGCGCGGGCCCCGCGGGCGACCACCTTCCACTCGTTCTGCTACGCCCTGGTCCGCGCCCACCAGGACAGCGAGCTGTTCGTGGAGCCGCTGCGGCTGCTGTCGGGCCCCGAGCAGGACGTGGCCGTACGCGAACTGCTCGCGGGCCAGCCGGACCTGGAGCGGCTCGGCCTCGCCCATGTGCGCTGGCCCGACGAACTGCGCGCCTGCCTGACCACGCGGGGCTTCGCCGACGAGGTCCGCGCGGTCCTCGCCCGCAGCCGCGAACTGGGCCTCGCACCCGACGCCCTGGACGCCTTCGCCCGCCGTATCGGCCGCCCCGACTGGCGGGCCGCGGCCGCCTTCCTCGCCGAGTACCTCGACGTCCTCGACCTCCAGGGCGTGCTCGACTACGCCGAACTCGTCCACCGCGCGGTACTCCTCGCCCACCGCCCCGAGGTCGCCCGCCGACTGGCCGACCAGTACGACGCCGTGTTCGTCGACGAGTGCCAGGACACCGACCCCGCCCAGGTGCGGCTGCTGCACGCGCTGGCGGGCGGCGGCCGCACCCTGGTCGCCTTCGGCGACCCGGACCAGTCGATCTACGCTTTCCGCGGCGCCGACGTGAACGGCATCCTGGACTTCCCGCAGGCCTTCCCGCGCGGGGACGGCCGGCCGGCCCCCGTGGCGGTGCTGCGCACCTCCCGCCGCTCCGGCGGCACGCTCCTTGCGGCGACCCGGCTGCTCACCCAGCGGATGCCGCTGACCCGCCTCCCCGCCGACAAGGTCCGCGCCCACCGAGAACTCGCGCCCGTCCGGGACGGGGGCCGCGTCGAGGTGTACACCTATCCGACGCCCGGCACGGAACTCGACAACATCGCCGACATCCTGCGCAGGGCGCACCTGGAGGACGGTGTCCCCTGGCGCGAGATGGCCGTCCTGGTACGCGCGGGTTCCCGCACCATCCCGACGGTCCGCCGCGCCCTCACGGCCGCCGGCGTGCCCCTGGACATCGACGGCGACGACCTGGCCCTGCGCCACGAACCGGCGGTGGCCCCCCTGTTGACGGCCCTGCGCGCGGTGGCGGAGGCGGAGGCGCGGGGGAGCGATGCCGGTGAAGGGGAGCCGGAGGTGGCTTCCGCCGAGGAAGACGCCCCGGACGCGACCCCCTGCTGGCTCGACACCGAGACCGCCCTGACTCTGCTCACCTCGCCCCTCGCCGGTATGGACGCCGCCGATCTGCGCCGCCTGGGCCGTGCCCTGCGCGACGAGGAGCGGGCCGCCGGAGTCGCCCTGCCGCCGCCGTCGGACGAGCTGCTCGCGCGGGCGCTGGCCGAGCCGGAGCGGCTGGTCGCGCACGATCCGGTGTACGCGCGGGGCGCGCAGCGGCTCGGCGCGCTGCTGCGCAAGGCCCGTGAGCGCCTCGCGGACGGCGGTACGGCCGAGGAGGCGCTCTGGGACCTGTGGGCGGGCACCCCGTGGCCCGGGCGCCTGGAGCGGGCCGCCCGGCGCGGCGGCGCGGCCGGACGCAACGCCGACCGTGACCTGGACGCCGTGTGCGCGCTGTTCGCGACCGCGGCCCGCTCCGAGGAGCGCACCGGCGGGCGCGGCGCCCTGAACTTCCTGGCGGAGATCGAGGCCGAGGACATCGCCGCCGACACCCTCACCCGACGCGCCCTGCGCCCGGACGCCGTACGCCTGATGACCGCGCACCGCTCCAAGGGCCTCGAATGGCGTCTGGTCGTCGTCGCGGGCGCCCAGGAGGGACTGTGGCCTGACCTGCGCCGCCGTGGCTCCCTGCTGGAGGCCGACCGGATCGGGCGCGACGGACTCGCCGAACCGCTGACCCCCGGCGCGCTGCTCGCCGAGGAGCGTCGGCTTTTCTACGTGGCCGCCACACGCGCGCGTGAGCGCCTCGTCGTCACCGCGGTGAAGGCTCCCGCGGACGACGGCGACCAGCCCTCCCGCTTCCTGACCGAGCTCGGCGTCGAACCCAAGGACGTCACGGGACGCCCGCGGCGCCCCCTGTCCGTCGCGGCACTGGTCGCCGAGCTGCGCGCCACGACCGTCGACCCGCGCGTGTCCGACGCGCTCAGGGAGGCCGCCGCCCGCCGCCTGGCCCGGCTCGCCGCGCTCACCGACGAGGACGGCCGCCCGCTGGTCCCCTCGGCCCACCCCTACCGCTGGTGGGGCATGTTCGAGCCGACCGAGAGCAAGGTGCCGCTGCGCGACCGGGACCAGCCCGTCGTGCTCTCCGGCAGCGCCCTCGCCCAGCTCGCCGACACCTGCGCCCTGCAATGGTTCCTGGGCCGCGAGGTGAAGGCCGACGCGCCCGCGACCGTCGCCCAGGGCTTCGGCAACGTCGTGCACGTCCTCGCCGACGAGGTCGCCTCCGGACACACCCCGGCCGATCTCGCCGTCCTCATGGAGCGCCTGGACTCCGTGTGGAACGCGCTCGCCTTCGACGCGCCGTGGAAGTCCGCGCAGGAGAAGGAGCACGCACGCGTGGCGCTCGAACGCTTCCTCCAGTGGCATGTCACGGACCGCACGGGCCGTACGCCGGTCGCCAGCGAGCACGACTTCGACGTCACCCTCGAAGCGGGCGACTACGAGGTCCGCATCCGCGGCCAGATGGACCGCGTCGAGGCCGACGGCGAGGGCCGCGCCTATGTCGTCGACTTCAAGACCGGCAAGCAGGCCCCCAGCTCGGCCGAGGTGGCCCGGCATCCGCAGCTCGCGGTCTATCAGCTCGCCGTCCGTGAGGGCGCCGTGGACGAGGCCTTCGACGGGCAGCGGCCCGAGCCGGGCGGCGCCGAACTCGTCCAGCTGCGGCTGGGCGCGGCCAAGCGGGACGGCGGCGAGAGCCTGCCCAAGGTGCAGGCCCAGGAGCCGCTGGAGGGGGAGTGGGTCGGCGAGCTGCTGGCCACCGCCGCCGGCAAGGTCCTCGACGAACGGTTCTCGCCGACGGCAGGACAGCACTGCGCGCACTGCGCGTTCCGGGCGTCGTGCAGCGCGCGCCCCGAGGGGCGGCACGTGGTCGAGTGA
- a CDS encoding MGMT family protein yields the protein MSEESLPEDARPEYADALPEYAERVLEVAELIPPGRVMTYGDVAEWLQEGGPRQVGRVMALYGGAVPWWRVVRSDGALLPGHELRALGHYRDEGTPLKEAGRTTEGHLPRLDMKRARWDGGERAEGHT from the coding sequence ATGAGCGAGGAGAGCCTTCCGGAGGACGCCCGCCCGGAGTACGCGGACGCGCTGCCCGAGTATGCCGAGCGGGTCCTCGAAGTCGCCGAACTGATCCCGCCCGGGCGCGTCATGACCTACGGGGATGTCGCCGAGTGGCTTCAGGAGGGCGGCCCGAGACAGGTCGGCCGGGTGATGGCCCTGTACGGCGGCGCGGTGCCGTGGTGGCGTGTCGTCCGCTCGGACGGGGCGCTGCTCCCGGGGCACGAACTGCGGGCCCTCGGCCACTACCGCGACGAGGGCACACCGCTGAAGGAGGCCGGCCGGACCACCGAGGGACACCTGCCGCGCCTCGACATGAAACGGGCGCGATGGGACGGCGGCGAACGCGCGGAAGGTCACACCTGA
- a CDS encoding lysylphosphatidylglycerol synthase transmembrane domain-containing protein — protein MKQQGVHPEDAESTSEASSRPDAADDRKGAATNDADKPAEYDEPHTDEVEGDEPLLPARVHRPSDLMRFLVGVLAVAVLIAIAAFAHGTTSGLEQDINKGTGQAPDLLIKIAGLASSIAILLVPVAFAIERLIKRDGLRIADGVLAAVLAHGVTLATDLWVAKAAPDSIQEALTQPSPGDINALTDPVHGYLAPVIAYMTAVGMSRRPRWRAVLWIVLMLDAFSMLVTGYTTPFSIILTVLIGWSVAYGTLYAVGSPNVRPTGRTLMAGLRTVGFRPVSAARDETPEHGDSGDRGRRYFVTLEDGPPLDVTVVDREQQAQGFFYRVWRNLTLRGIATRRSLQSLRQALEQEALLAYAAIAAGANAPKLIATSELGPDAVMLVYEHSGGRTLDSLADEEITDELLRNSWHQVRALQSRRIAHRRLAGDAILVDRSGTVILTDLRGGEIAAGELLLRMDIAQLVTTLGLRVGAERAVASAVGVLGPDAVADCLPMLQPIALTRSTRATLRRLARERAEREREAVLEASRLAKQARVEAAAEEPTVPVLEKADKKTVRAQARAEKRAIDEAIDEAREDDLLTQIRHQVLLIRPQAPVEPARLERVRPRTLISFIAGAIGAYFLLTQLTHIEFGPLVANAEWGWVAAAVLFSAASYFAAAMALLGFVPERVPFMRTVGAQVAGSFVKIVAPAAVGGVALNTRFLQRAGVRPGLAVASVGASQLFGLGCHILMLLSFGYLTGTEKTPSLSPSRTVIAGLLTVAVLVLVVTSVPFLRKFVVTRVRSLFAGVVPRMLDVLQRPQKLITGIGGMLLLTACFVMCLDASIRAFGDEQTSISIASVAVVFLAGNALGSAAPTPGGVGAVEATLTVGLIAVGLPSEVAAPSVLLFRLLTLWLPVLPGWLAFNHLTRKGAL, from the coding sequence ATGAAGCAGCAGGGTGTGCACCCCGAGGATGCGGAGAGCACCTCTGAGGCTTCGTCGCGCCCGGACGCCGCCGACGACAGGAAGGGCGCGGCCACGAACGACGCCGACAAGCCCGCGGAGTACGACGAGCCGCACACCGACGAGGTGGAGGGCGACGAACCGCTGCTCCCCGCGCGCGTGCACCGTCCCTCCGACCTCATGCGGTTCCTGGTGGGCGTCCTGGCAGTGGCCGTATTGATCGCCATCGCCGCGTTCGCGCACGGCACCACCTCGGGTCTCGAACAGGACATCAACAAGGGCACCGGACAGGCCCCCGACCTGCTCATCAAGATCGCGGGACTGGCCTCCAGCATCGCGATCCTGCTGGTTCCGGTCGCGTTCGCGATCGAGCGGCTGATCAAGCGGGACGGGCTGCGCATCGCCGACGGCGTGCTCGCCGCCGTCCTGGCGCACGGTGTGACACTCGCCACCGACCTCTGGGTCGCCAAGGCCGCCCCCGACTCGATCCAGGAGGCGCTCACCCAGCCCTCCCCCGGCGACATCAACGCCCTGACCGACCCGGTGCACGGCTATCTGGCCCCGGTCATCGCGTACATGACGGCGGTCGGCATGTCCCGTCGGCCGCGCTGGCGCGCGGTGCTGTGGATCGTGCTGATGCTCGACGCCTTCTCGATGCTCGTCACCGGGTACACCACACCGTTCTCGATCATCCTCACGGTGCTGATCGGCTGGTCCGTGGCCTACGGCACGCTGTACGCGGTCGGCTCCCCCAACGTCCGCCCCACCGGCCGGACCCTGATGGCGGGCCTGCGGACCGTCGGCTTCCGGCCGGTGAGCGCGGCCCGCGACGAGACCCCGGAGCACGGCGACAGCGGAGACCGCGGCCGGCGCTACTTCGTCACCCTGGAGGACGGCCCACCGCTGGACGTCACCGTGGTCGACCGGGAGCAGCAGGCGCAGGGCTTCTTCTACCGCGTCTGGCGCAATCTGACGCTGCGCGGCATCGCCACGCGCCGCAGCCTCCAGTCGCTGCGCCAGGCCCTGGAGCAGGAGGCGCTGCTCGCCTACGCGGCCATCGCGGCCGGCGCCAACGCCCCCAAGCTGATCGCGACCTCCGAGCTCGGCCCCGACGCGGTGATGCTGGTCTACGAGCACAGCGGCGGACGCACACTGGATTCGCTCGCGGATGAGGAGATCACCGACGAGCTGCTGCGCAACTCCTGGCATCAGGTACGGGCCTTGCAGTCCCGCCGTATCGCGCACCGCAGGCTCGCGGGTGACGCGATTCTGGTGGATCGTTCCGGCACGGTGATCCTCACCGATCTGCGGGGCGGTGAGATCGCGGCCGGTGAACTCCTGCTGCGCATGGACATCGCCCAGCTCGTGACGACGCTCGGGCTGCGGGTGGGCGCCGAACGCGCCGTCGCCTCGGCGGTCGGCGTGCTCGGCCCCGACGCCGTGGCGGACTGTCTGCCGATGCTCCAGCCCATCGCGCTGACGCGCTCCACGCGCGCGACGCTGCGCCGGCTGGCCCGGGAGCGGGCGGAACGCGAGCGCGAGGCGGTCCTGGAGGCCTCCCGGCTGGCCAAGCAGGCGCGCGTGGAGGCCGCCGCCGAAGAGCCGACCGTGCCCGTCCTGGAGAAGGCCGACAAGAAAACCGTACGGGCGCAGGCGCGGGCCGAGAAGCGGGCCATCGACGAGGCCATCGACGAAGCGCGCGAGGATGATCTGCTCACCCAGATCCGGCACCAGGTGCTGCTGATCAGGCCGCAGGCTCCGGTCGAACCGGCCCGCCTGGAGCGGGTCCGGCCGCGCACGCTGATCAGCTTCATCGCCGGCGCCATCGGCGCGTACTTCCTGCTGACGCAGCTCACCCACATCGAGTTCGGCCCGCTGGTCGCCAACGCCGAATGGGGCTGGGTGGCCGCGGCCGTGCTGTTCTCGGCGGCCAGTTACTTCGCGGCGGCGATGGCGCTGCTCGGCTTCGTGCCGGAGCGGGTGCCGTTCATGCGGACCGTGGGGGCACAGGTCGCCGGGTCCTTCGTGAAGATCGTCGCGCCGGCCGCGGTCGGCGGTGTGGCCCTCAACACGCGCTTCCTGCAACGCGCGGGCGTGCGTCCAGGGCTCGCGGTGGCGAGTGTGGGCGCGTCGCAGTTGTTCGGCCTCGGCTGCCACATCCTGATGCTGCTGTCCTTCGGTTATCTGACCGGTACCGAGAAGACCCCGTCCCTGTCGCCGTCCCGGACGGTCATCGCGGGTCTGCTGACGGTCGCGGTGCTCGTGCTCGTGGTGACCTCGGTGCCGTTCCTGCGCAAGTTCGTCGTCACGCGCGTGCGGTCGCTTTTCGCGGGCGTGGTGCCGCGCATGCTCGATGTGCTCCAGCGGCCCCAGAAGCTGATCACCGGCATCGGCGGCATGCTGCTGCTGACGGCGTGCTTCGTGATGTGCCTGGACGCCTCCATCCGCGCGTTCGGCGACGAGCAGACCTCGATCAGCATCGCCAGCGTCGCCGTCGTCTTCCTCGCGGGCAACGCGCTCGGCTCCGCCGCCCCGACCCCGGGCGGTGTGGGCGCGGTGGAGGCGACCCTGACGGTCGGTCTGATCGCGGTGGGCCTGCCCAGCGAGGTCGCCGCTCCCTCGGTCCTGCTGTTCCGGCTGCTGACCCTGTGGCTGCCGGTCCTGCCGGGCTGGCTGGCGTTCAACCACCTCACACGCAAGGGCGCGCTCTAG